In Erigeron canadensis isolate Cc75 chromosome 1, C_canadensis_v1, whole genome shotgun sequence, a single window of DNA contains:
- the LOC122585766 gene encoding pantothenate kinase 1 — MEGGGDRIEEEVTIVNSPADQISHLALDIGGSLIKMVYFSTSREQLIDNTQNNSSRDSNEVSKGSKKRCLINGRLYFIMFETSKINECLDFIASKQLHNRGVHHCGFPASDTNTIKATGGGAFRFADLFKEKLGIILDKVEEMSSLVSGVNFLLKAVPSEAFTYENGKRNYVQIDHNDLYPYLLVNIGSGVSMIKVDGDGKYERVSGTSVGGGTFWGLGKLLTKCKSFDDLLEMSHRGNNRVIDMLVGDIYGGMDYLKIGLSSTTIASSFGKAVSENKELEEYKPEDVARSLLRMISNNIGQIAYLNALRFGLKKIFFGGYFIRGHAYTMDTISVAVDFWSKGEAKAMFLRHEGFLGALGAFMNYEAVEGFPNSVCPIREKTSNPFVGDLNDNGIIECCVQATS; from the exons ATCAAGATGGTGTATTTTTCTACAAGCAGAGAACAACTTATAGACAACACACAGAACAACTCTTCGAGAGATAGCAACGAGGTGTCAAAGGGCAGCAAAAAAAGATGTCTTATAAATGGAAGGCTATACTTTATAATGTTTGAAACAAGTAAGATTAATGAGTGTTTGGATTTTATTGCATCGAAGCAGCTTCACAATAGAG GTGTTCACCATTGTGGGTTCCCAGCCAGCGACACAAACACTATTAAG GCCACAGGTGGAGGTGCGTTTAGATTTGCGGATCTCTTTAAAGAAAAGCTCGGTATTATTCTTGACAAGGTAGAAGAAATGAGCAGCCTTGTATCAGGAGTAAATTTTCTCTTAAAG GCAGTGCCATCTGAAGCTTTCACGTATGAGAATGGCAAGAGGAATTATGTGCAGATTGATCACAACGATCTATATCCGTATCTTCTTGTTAATATTGGATCTGGCGTAAGCATGATTAAG GTTGATGGAGATGGCAAGTATGAAAGAGTCAGTGGAACAAGTGTAGGTGGAGGGACATTTTGGGGTCTGGGGAAGCTTTTAACAAAGTGTAAGAG TTTCGATGATTTGTTGGAGATGAGTCATCGAGGAAACAATAGAGTAATTGATATGCTTGTTGGAGATATATATGGGGGAATGGACTATCTAAAG ATTGGCCtttcatcaacaacaattgCATCTAGCTTTGGTAAGGCAGTATCAGAAAACAAAGAGCTTGAAGAGTACAAGCCTGAAGATGTCGCGAGGTCCCTCTTAAGGATGATCTCCAACAATATAGGACAG ATCGCGTACTTGAATGCACTTCGATTTGGTCTCAAGAAAATATTCTTTGGGGGATATTTTATACGCGGTCATGCTTACACTATGGACACTATATCTGTGGCAGTTGATTTCTG GTCCAAGGGTGAAGCAAAAGCAATGTTTTTGAGACATGAGGGATTCCTCGGGGCATTAGGAGCATTCATGAATTATGAAGCGGTTGAAGGATTCCCCAACAGTGTGTGTCCCATACGAGAAAAAACCAGCAATCCATTTGTTGGAGACTTGAATGATAATGGAATCATCGAGTGCTGTGTACAAGCCACCAGTTGA